In Chitinivibrionales bacterium, a single genomic region encodes these proteins:
- a CDS encoding efflux RND transporter periplasmic adaptor subunit → MKIFIFLPVFFLLLLAGCGKKEVEQSEERHTIKKVSLRDVMSQTGEVRPIIKAELKCEASGKIEKIYIKEGEQVKKGDTILVIDPLRLLYKRQRTELAVDQARIRKQKVKRNYDQAKELFGTGTVSEKQLVDLKSDFELAEIAYKQQMLELKDILDQLDETVVSAPMDGVVTALNVEEGEIAVSATTGFQSGTSIGTIADITKLEVISQIGEVDYVHLEKGQKVIIKPAAFEDKETEGTITFISLSAKKSGGDELGNFEVIISVDSIIPGIAPGINVNVEFILTEKKDIVGVPNHFVNKRRGKSFVYKVIPGGEGGETIERTPVELGSTDFRHYEVLSGLKPGDVVVFRDETGGSGAKQRRKGP, encoded by the coding sequence ATGAAAATATTCATTTTTCTGCCGGTGTTTTTTCTTCTCTTACTTGCCGGGTGCGGTAAAAAAGAAGTGGAACAGAGTGAAGAACGTCATACCATAAAAAAAGTTAGTCTTCGTGATGTCATGTCTCAGACCGGTGAGGTCCGTCCGATAATAAAGGCGGAGCTAAAATGTGAAGCCAGCGGAAAAATAGAAAAGATTTATATCAAAGAAGGTGAACAGGTAAAGAAAGGTGATACGATCCTTGTAATCGATCCGTTGCGATTGTTGTATAAGCGGCAGAGAACCGAGCTTGCAGTGGATCAGGCCAGAATCCGGAAACAAAAAGTCAAACGGAACTATGATCAGGCAAAGGAGTTGTTTGGGACCGGGACCGTTTCCGAGAAACAGCTTGTCGACCTGAAGAGTGATTTTGAGCTTGCGGAAATCGCCTATAAACAACAGATGCTCGAGCTGAAAGATATCCTTGATCAACTCGACGAGACGGTTGTTTCGGCGCCCATGGATGGGGTGGTTACCGCGCTCAATGTTGAAGAAGGTGAAATTGCGGTCTCTGCAACGACCGGATTCCAGAGCGGAACTTCAATTGGAACGATTGCCGATATCACCAAACTCGAAGTAATTTCGCAAATCGGTGAAGTTGATTATGTCCATCTGGAAAAGGGACAGAAAGTAATTATTAAACCGGCGGCCTTTGAAGACAAGGAGACCGAAGGCACCATAACCTTCATTTCACTCAGTGCGAAGAAATCCGGTGGTGATGAACTCGGTAATTTCGAGGTGATCATCTCGGTCGATTCGATTATTCCCGGCATTGCTCCCGGGATCAATGTCAATGTGGAGTTTATCCTTACCGAGAAAAAGGACATCGTCGGGGTGCCCAATCATTTTGTTAACAAGCGACGAGGCAAATCCTTTGTTTACAAAGTCATTCCCGGCGGTGAGGGCGGCGAAACAATCGAGCGTACGCCTGTTGAGCTTGGAAGTACCGATTTCAGGCACTATGAAGTCCTTTCGGGGCTCAAGCCCGGTGACGTTGTTGTTTTCCGCGATGAAACCGGTGGGTCGGGAGCAAAACAGCGCAGGAAAGGCCCGTAG
- a CDS encoding ATP-binding cassette domain-containing protein: MKTGSAVIETKDLCKTYHLGKKPVDVLHRINLRVAAGEYVAIMGHSGAGKSTLLNILGCLDIPSSGEYHFSGQPVASLTNSHLADIRNGKIGFIFQNFNLLPKLDIFANVELPLIYGSIPRRERMEKVEWVLKRVGLWERRKHKPNEISGGQKQRAAIARALVKHPALILADEPTGNLDSHTTDEILRVLDELHEEGNTIVVITHENDVAARAQRLVRLVDGKVVE; this comes from the coding sequence GTGAAAACCGGATCTGCGGTTATCGAGACAAAAGACCTCTGCAAAACCTATCATTTGGGGAAAAAGCCCGTTGATGTGCTTCACCGGATCAACCTTCGGGTTGCCGCGGGAGAGTATGTTGCGATTATGGGGCACAGCGGCGCCGGGAAATCAACACTACTCAATATCCTCGGATGTCTGGATATCCCCAGCTCCGGAGAGTACCACTTTTCGGGCCAACCGGTCGCATCATTGACAAATTCACACCTCGCCGATATCCGTAACGGAAAAATCGGCTTTATATTCCAGAATTTCAATCTTCTTCCCAAACTCGATATCTTTGCCAATGTGGAGTTGCCGCTCATCTACGGCAGTATTCCCCGCCGTGAACGAATGGAAAAAGTGGAATGGGTGCTTAAACGGGTAGGGTTGTGGGAGCGGCGGAAGCATAAGCCCAATGAGATTTCCGGCGGGCAAAAACAGCGGGCCGCTATTGCCCGTGCGCTGGTAAAACATCCCGCCCTGATCCTCGCCGATGAACCTACCGGCAATCTCGACAGCCACACCACTGATGAGATCCTCAGGGTACTCGATGAGCTTCATGAAGAAGGGAACACCATTGTCGTTATTACCCATGAAAACGATGTTGCCGCCCGGGCACAGCGATTGGTTCGTTTAGTTGACGGAAAGGTTGTCGAATGA
- a CDS encoding FtsX-like permease family protein, giving the protein MKPGRFKEMVAVNSKLCLVEILSNRTRTFITTLGIFLGVGALLTNLSFIRGMDRDLKHNMEIIGGINIIKIRSVRPETKEERMTFQQSEGLTVEEVEKLAEKFPYIRSVLPQIDMRWRPTYVKGTKEWAPVHAVGLDYADTYNYTISSGRWFTRDDELQQKLVCVVGEEYAKRMFGEGGNPVGKSIQLERLPFEIVGMFSTKGLFDRRGREILIPYAVYTRRFSGRRRTREEVGIRLTGSEHIDKAKKELRRNLIAMHRGVEDFELEINRDKMKEMETARMGIAVLLWSIAGITLLVGGVSIMNIMFATIGNRIREIGIRKALGAQPFDIFTQFIIEAIFGCFVGGIPGMIVGTLTTLAPEGFFPYVPILTTGDYLLAFGFTVAIGFLSGLFPALKAAKMQPVEALQY; this is encoded by the coding sequence ATGAAACCGGGCCGTTTCAAAGAAATGGTGGCGGTGAATTCAAAACTCTGCCTGGTCGAAATCCTCAGCAACCGGACACGGACCTTTATTACCACCCTGGGTATTTTCCTCGGCGTGGGAGCCCTGCTTACCAACCTCTCCTTTATCCGGGGTATGGACCGGGACCTGAAACACAACATGGAGATAATCGGGGGAATAAATATCATAAAGATCAGATCGGTGCGCCCCGAGACCAAAGAAGAACGGATGACATTTCAGCAATCGGAAGGTCTTACGGTTGAAGAAGTCGAGAAGCTGGCAGAGAAGTTTCCCTATATCCGGAGTGTGCTTCCTCAAATCGACATGCGATGGAGACCGACCTATGTAAAGGGAACAAAGGAATGGGCGCCGGTTCATGCCGTCGGTCTCGATTACGCGGATACGTATAATTATACAATTTCTTCGGGACGATGGTTTACGCGGGATGATGAGCTTCAGCAGAAACTAGTCTGCGTTGTGGGTGAGGAATATGCCAAACGAATGTTCGGTGAAGGCGGTAATCCTGTGGGAAAAAGCATTCAACTGGAACGCCTGCCCTTCGAAATTGTGGGCATGTTTTCCACAAAGGGGCTTTTCGATAGGAGAGGAAGAGAAATTCTTATCCCCTATGCTGTTTATACACGTCGATTTTCGGGACGCCGGCGTACCAGAGAGGAAGTCGGCATTCGGCTTACCGGAAGCGAGCATATCGACAAGGCAAAGAAAGAGCTTCGACGGAACCTTATTGCCATGCATCGGGGAGTAGAGGATTTTGAACTGGAAATCAATCGTGACAAGATGAAAGAGATGGAAACCGCCCGCATGGGGATTGCAGTTCTGTTGTGGAGTATCGCCGGAATCACCCTTCTGGTGGGCGGAGTGAGTATTATGAATATCATGTTTGCAACGATCGGCAACCGGATCCGGGAGATCGGGATCCGTAAAGCACTGGGGGCACAACCCTTTGATATCTTTACCCAGTTTATTATTGAAGCCATTTTCGGGTGCTTTGTGGGCGGAATACCGGGAATGATTGTGGGGACCCTGACAACGCTGGCCCCCGAAGGGTTTTTCCCCTATGTCCCTATTTTGACAACCGGTGACTATCTCCTTGCCTTCGGGTTTACCGTTGCAATTGGGTTTTTAAGCGGACTCTTTCCTGCCTTAAAAGCCGCGAAAATGCAGCCGGTTGAAGCACTTCAGTATTGA